In Nilaparvata lugens isolate BPH chromosome 13, ASM1435652v1, whole genome shotgun sequence, the sequence ACatcttttaaattgataaatatccTAAATACAGTTTTAAATGAATACAATTAATGTTGTCAACTAAGAAAACAAGTTTATCAAACCATAAAATTCTAATTATTAAATATCCTAAAATCCAgttttaaataaatacaataaattaatatcttcaAATCAGAAAACAAGTTAATCAAATTCCAATAAATGTTTAGAAATAATTCACACCTCAGACCAGAAAGACAAGTTGTTTGCCCAATGCACTTGAACAAATTCATGTTTGTGATTATCTAGTTCCTTTCACTAAATACTCTAGCTCTATATTCATTCACTTTAATTCATTTCAGTTCACTAAAACTaacttatatttatttgaattactAGTTTGGTTCACTGGAACACTATCACGTCCACGTTAAACGTCGAAgttaatcatagagaaaatacagcattatgatatattttctctatggcttaggctcaactcacacttacgcgactcgtGTCGAGAAgtctcgactctagtcgagagcatgtgtttccaaatggtgacgtcgcggagactagagtcgactggtctgagtgtcaccatttggaaacacatgctttCGACTAGAGtcgtcgagtctcttctcgacctgagtcgcgtaagtgtgagttgagccttagtctCTTTACGatgcagcatgtgttttcaaattgtgacactcagaccagtcgactctagtctccgcaaCCTTACGACtttgagactgagtcgagcgtcgactcgacatgttggtcgagcctcgacttgaatTGCATAGTACTATGCATTTTTAATGagagtgaggttatgttttatgaaagtgatgttttattatttcaaataagacagtaataagaattagataagacgatatattaataatactttttgtgtagttgagaagttgatattgtggtaattattcatattgaatgaaaaagactaagaaattgtcaaagaccacagatttattgatacttagaaagaccggtttctttatcagagattgacaatggtgtaataaccgaaaccggtctttctaagtatcaataaatctgtggtttttgacaatttcttagtctttttcatttaatattcataataattattataaaatttgttacatgcgcAGTAGTGACGAATTTtatctcatatttttaataatgtgaggTTAGAAATGGAGAAGCAATGTAACTGAAGTGGTGACAATGAACCTggtttgaagaattcattcaaagtttagaagttttgtatcaaatattggtgttgtgtatcaaattgagatgatactgtatcatgtgtggtgatactgtatcatttatggtgatactatagagaaaagatgaTATAAgaagtcgtaaggtcgagagactatCAAATATTggtattgtgtatcaagttgagatggtaacagagaaaagatagcataagaagtcgtaaggtcgagaaactattaaatattggtgttgtgtatcaagttgagatgatactgtatcatgtgtggtgatactgtatcatttatggtgatactatagagaaaagatggtATAAGAAGTCGTAAGGTCAAGAGACTATCAAAtattggtgttgtgtatcaagttgagatggtactgtatcatgtgtggtgatactgtatcatttattgtgataacatagaataaagatagcataagaagtcgtaaggtcgagagactatCAAAtattggtgttgtgtatcaagttgagatgatactgtatcatgtgtggtgatactgtatcatttatggtgatactatagagaaaagatggtATAAgaagtcgtaaggtcgagagactatcaaatattgatgttgtgtatcaagttgagatgatactgtatcatgtgtggtgatactgtatcatttatggtgatactgtaGAGAAAAGATGGTATAAGAAGTCGTAAGGTGGAGGGACTGGAGTATCCTcaactggagtcgtacgatttgagtcgaggtagtgtgagttgagccttaatatTCTAGTTATCTTGTGTCATGTCTTACTAATATGTAAACCTGATTTAAATTAATAGATACCATGTTCAACATGGTAAAATAGTCTAAAATTTATTGCTTATTTCGCAGACACAAACTCATGTTTGTAAATTCACAGCTTAGTTTAATAGAACGTCCTAATATTGTTGTTGAATTCATTCAAGTCTTCCAATGTTCAACTGGATTTTAGTTCACTAGAGCATCCACAAACCATCGTTCAATACCATCATAGAGTTACAGTCTAATTCAATAGATATCCTAGATATCAAAGATATAGGTATAGatattcaaagtttggaagttttgtatcaaatattggtgttgtgtatcaagttgagaagatactgtatcatgtgtggtgataccgtatcatttatggtgataccataagAAGTCTAATTCAATAGATATCCTCAACTTTACGTTCAACCATATCATACCGGttccggctgcctaaaaagcagtcgttaggtcatgtcagaggccctgaaattgatcagttgtgacctgaaaactctgacaccagacctcagccagcaaggtcactcgatattattattatattagttcAACCATAGatgaaagatagcataagaaaatatcatatcccatgatatagaacatttattgaaatgggctgcttttaaattaataaaacaaaataaaacttgtagcaccctttatttattaaaaaacttaaaatagttgaacaactagtttcggttctaaaaccatcttcaggtgtaaatatttatttatttagaacctgaagatggttttagaaccgaaactagttgttcaactattttaagttttttaataaataaagggtgctacaagttttattttgttttattttttacccatgatataggtctattttccgtttatgttgaatgaaaaagactaagaaattgttcaagatgaataattatcgcaatatcaacttctcaactacacaaaaagttccgtttatgttccaaatttcaagccaattttttgttaactcaagccaactactgtctattattaatattttggtcgagtgagagtgtaagaacggcacagtatgagactaccagcgtcacatagcttcacgaaaaagaattactaggactatcagcttgagttaacagtgaaatttggaacataaacgtcctataccatgggatatcttcttatgctatattttctctaaggCTCAACTAAGTTTTAGAAGATTTCTGTCCATATTAGCTTTAATTCATCATTTGCCATCATAAAGACGTTCAATTCAATATAACTCTAGGTTCAACTAAATGTTAGTAGAGTTCATTCTGTATTTGCTTCAATTTATATCCTTCCTGACACAAACTATGTTTGTAGATTCACAGTTTAGTTTATGATTCACAGTTCAGTTTATGATTCACAGTTTAGTTTATGATTCACAGTTCAGTTTATGATTCACAGTTTAGTTTATGATTCACAGTCATGTTTGTAGATTCACAGTTTAGTTTATGATTCACAGTCATGTTTGTTGATGTACAGTTTAGTTTATGATTCACAGTCATGTTTGTAGATTTATAGTTTAGTTTATGATTCACGGTCATCTTTGTAGATTCACAGTTTAGTTTATGATTCACAGTCATGTTTGTAGATTCACAGTTTAGTTTATGATTCACAGTCATATTTTTAGATGAACAGTTTAGTTTATGATTCACAGTCATGTTTGTAGATTCACAGAGTTGTTTACGATTCACAGTCATGTTTGTAGATTCACAGTTTAGTTTAATAGAAGGTCCTAATATCGTTGTGGAATTCACTAGTTTTTAATTTTACGTTCACAAACCATGTACTATATCATCATAAAGTTCAAATCAATATAACTCTaggttcaaataaattttattttgtcattcaatttcatgtcCTCGAACCACAATATCATGTTCTATATCATCACAAAGTCACAGTTCAATTCAATATAACTCTaggttcaaataaattttactttgtcattcaatttcatgtcCTCGAACCACAATTTCATGTTCTATATCATCATAAAGTTCAATTCAATATAACTCGAAGTTGAACTAGATTTTCGTAGATTTCATCCCATATCTCACATCCTTTGTCAGTGATAGAAAGGCGGTTGGTTGGAGGCGGGAGGCGGATGCTGCCATTGCCCTGGAGGCGGCGGATTGTAGGGCGACTGCTCCGGATAGGGCACCGGAACAGGAGCCCGGGGAGCCATCGGGGGCGGCGCGCCAAACTGCACAGGAGGACCACTTTGCGCCGGGTAGAATTGGGGCGGAGGTACCGGAGGCGGCACCCCATACGGGGGCGGTGGTCCATAGGCTGCCACTGGGGGTGGTTGAGTGTAATAGGACGAGTTTATCACGTTGGTATTCTCGCAGGTTGTCGAAGTGTCTTGGATTTGCACTGTGATAAGGTTTGTTCGCATGGTAGGGGGTTGTTGTGGAGCGTACATACCAGGAGCACCGATACCAGGGGGAGCTCCGATACCAGGCGCACCCCGGTGCGGGTGGTATTGAGGGGGAGGCGAGTTGCGACGGTGGTCGAGTGGGATGCTGCGAGGGTCGTTGGTGGATACCAGGTGCTGGGCTGAGGACTGAGGAGGTGCCTTGAGCCTGGTAGCGGGTGCGCCTGGTAGGTCGCGGGAGGTCGGCCCCGTGTTGAGGTGTAGCACGGGTGACGCCTGGTCTTGGCTGTTGTCACCTGCGGCTCCACCCAGGGCAGCGGCCGAGTTGGACACGTGGCGGTGGTTGAAGTGCGCctgaaaattaaattcaaatccgaATTAGAAAAGATAACACTCGGTGATTGAAGTGGGcctgaaaattgaattcaaatccaaatCAGAAAAGATAACACTCAacttgaaaaaacataattttgagAAAAGATTGTAGGCTTATAGGGGGGGGGgggcacgttataatggcagtggagaaagataggagatcagcATTGctaattctctgccttgtcattCTTCTAAAGAGAATAGCTGGTGCTGGTATAACCTCTATTCTttatgttaaaaataatcaactgaattgaattgaaatttattcataacactgaTAATTTACAAACAAAAGATGGATGAACTCaacaaatcagtacaataattttgaaaaactaaaaaactaaaatacataataaaatattatcttctaattctatttatataaacgtaaataattaaaaactaacaaaacattATGTAACGTCAGAGTTATGATTAAGTTACTTCATAAGCAATTAGCTGAGTAAAAACTAAACTgtattctatttatcaataaaatatattttccaatgactaaataatatattttcataattgagattgaatatttttcaattaattatacttctacattgttgaagaacgatcttgaaatgtttcagagctagaaaaggataatgctacctgctttgtcgaatgatggacaaggatagcaacaacaatgtaaatcaaatactgccattttaATGTAGACCTCTAAATTTATAGTGCCAACAGTTTGTGGCATTAAATTCCTCCATGATCTCATTCATAGATTATTTTGTTGTTCAGTATCAGATGCTTATGTATTGTATGTATAACATGCAATATGATTTGGGCACTATAAATTTCAGGGCATCAAATTCCTCTATCATCTCATTCAtagattattttgttattcagtaTCAGATGCTTATGTATTGTATGTATAACATGCAAGATAATTGGAACCGACCTGTAAATACCTCTGCGACAAATAGGTCCTTCTACAAAACGATTGTTTTAAATTTGCAGTGCCAACAGTTTGTGGCATTAAATTCCTCCATGATCTCATTCATAGGTTATTTTGTTGTTCAGTATAAAATAGGCCTGGCATCTTTATGTATTGTATGTATAACATACATGATGATTGAAACCAACCTGCAAATCCCTCTGTGACAGATATGTCCGCCTACAGCCAGCATTGCCGTATCGGGTCCCGCCATGAGTGCACATAAACACACTACCCAGTCCTGTCTGTTCCACACGCACCACCTAAATTAAACACAAATTATAATTAACTTCAATTCAATACTTTACATTCTAAACAAGAAGACCAAACTACCTTGATAATACAAAAAAATTCACttcatttcaaaaacaaaagtactcAACCTTAAACAAACCCCTCACTcaacctccgtaaacaaagccgtagtggattcgtgtgacgtcagcacaggtagggctcctacaccaataaaaattcgttgatttcagctgatctatatcagctagtgtttttattggtgtaggagccctacctgtgctgacgtcacacgaatgcactacggctttgtttacggaggtagtgactcAAAAActtgtctttttttctttagggctacttttgaatttagataagaatataaatataagtaGGCTAcccttaaataataataatttaaaaaagggtactttctagatttctaattttatttatattggtaCTCAAAAAGTATATGAATCAATTTTAGTTGGATTCAATTCGAACTGTGGGGAGAAGTTGAGGGTGAAGGGGAGTAgacaaaaagaaagaaagaaggagaagagaggtAAGAAAAtcaggaggagaggaagaacaAAAAaacagaggaggaggaagaagggcAGGCGgaataagaaagagaaaaagatgaCAACGAAGAAAACAGAAGACAGTGGAGGTTGTTAACTACTATTCTATTGTAACGCTGCTTCTATCAATGGTTTGTTTaattctgatttgtatattcagattgatgattcagagtataaattgaaatggacataacctacataatatttggacaatttaagacaaaataaggaaattgaagaagtagcctattgggcaatagcctgttttttcttatccgactactgtattgtttactctatccaataaataaatggtatttttctgtccgattcaTTGTAAGCAAGCATtaattacttgaataattaatgaaaatacCTTTTGCATACAGCGTGGACAAACAGCCTTGTCCTCTCGTTTGGCGCAGGCCAGACAGAAGACGTGTTTGCAGGGAATCATGCGGCCGTAGATCAGGATCGGCTTCAAACAGGTGTCACAGCAGTggatcattggattcagcaccTTCTCGGCCACTAAACTCACGCGGTGGTCCCATCTGAATCAGaattaaaatcaatcaatatatcaAAGTCAAAACAAATTGGATTAAAATTGAgacaatgaaatgaaaatattctttattggCGGAGTGAGAACattcaagtcctctctaccactcaacctcaccGTGTTCTCATCGCCTtctatagttgaccgagcgaagtgaggtctaagattcgagtcgacggttttgcatttctctttatgtttattggccggtttccgagctcgggattcagctaagtcctagactttaaacagctggagtcagaaaataggctttccaaaacggggcgtagtcgcagcttttataacagtagccgtagtttttattttctcatttctataattggaaacgtttttccttgacgaaattagacattcctaaaaaatagctgaaattttacactattttctctttattttattttgtgttcaattttctagtttttcgaaatttaattcaaacgtgactatgacaatgactgcgactacgccctgttttggaaaaccaattttctgactccagctgtttaaagtctaggacttagccaaatcccgagctcggaaaccggccctaaatgtttatatgttgcacatttacggcgaaacgcagcaatagattttcatgaaatttgacaggcatgttcctttttaaattgcgcgtcgacgtatatacaaggtttttggaagttttggattttaaggataatataaaaggagaagtagcctccttcatacgccaatattagagtaaaaatcagactatagaattattcattataaatcagctgtcgagtggattataaattgcatgccatgacgcatgcaattcaatatctcaatgtaacttggtgaaaatcAGGTGCTGTGTTGACTATTAATTGCACGCCTCATTGTATGCAATTTTCATGCACtattgaatgaactattgattgcaggTAATaaagcatgcaattaataactaaaataaaatagtattttctctcgacctttctctgctttgaactcgggcttgaaggagattagcttttgatgttagcattttttataCACCAACCAactcaacagccattagccgttttcataccgatatctcgccgacacgacatacagacaggatttactctgatggacagtataagaggaggctgtggttcatatatgcgcgaggtctactgtttacagaactactagtagatagctgtgattcaagttatttctgtatatatatatatatatatatatatatatatatatatatatatatgcttatGCTTTTTTCAGGCCCAGTTCATTAATAAAACACACAAACAACAACATATAGACAAACtaatgaatcaattatattttgatgaaaacaATAATCATGTCATGCTCTAATCAagtcaaaataaaatttgaataaagtgaACACGTAAGATATGAAGAAAAGATAAGGATTAACTAAATTGAACAATGAATACAGTTTGGGATGAAGATAATTctagtaaaagtaaattcgtatggcttttgttggtggagagtcccttgcgggaaggtcccaccgcctgaatatatcatttaagccatcaaagggccttacgactgtcatacttcagccaaTATTTTTCACTGATATTATGCAGACAGGTAACATACCAAAGGAATTGAAGCAATCAAAAATAATAGCAATTTTGAAGCCTGGAAAACCTGCAGACTTGCCAGCAAGCTATAGGCCTATAGCATTACTATCAGTACTCTTCAAATTACTGGAAAGGCTAATCTACAACAGAATTTGTCAGAAGATCTTTGATGTAATACCAATTGAACAGGCTGGTTTTAGACCAAAGCGAAGCACCTGTGATCAAGTTCTGTCACTTACCACATTCATTGAAAGAGGATTCCAGGAGAGGCTTAAAACCTCCGCTGCTTTCATCGACTTGTCTGCAGCCTATGACACAGTTTGGAGGGAGGGTATGATATATAAGTTTTCTTCAGGTAATCCCATGTAAACTGACAGCTCGTCTTCTAAACAACATGCTGAGTGATCGTACATTCCAAGTCATCATGGGTGCCAACAAGAGTACAcaaagaaaactgaaaaatggCCTGCCACAAGGCTCAGTCCTTGCACCTTTGCTCTTCAGTCTTTACATTGCTGACTTGCCAGAGACTCAGTCTAAAAGTTTGGCTATGCTGATGATTGGGTACTAGCAACTGGGTCTAAATCATTTGAAGAAGCAGAGGAAACCTTAACTCAAGAtctggaaaaacttggaagataTTTTCGACAATGGCGCTTGAAGCCAAACGCCAGCAGACAGAGGTTTCATGCTTCCACCTAAACAACAAACTTGCCAAGAAAGAactcaaaattcaatttgagaacaCATTGCTCCTCCATAACAGCACTCCTAAATACCTCGGCGTAACACTCGATAGAACTCTCTCCTTCAAAGCCCACTTACAAAAACAGCGGAAAAGTTGAGGACCAGGAATAATGTTGTTCAAAAGCTTTGTGGAACTAGCTGGGGGGCTTCAGCTTCAACCCTGCGCTCAACAGCTCTGAGTCTTGTATTTTCTGCTGCTGAATATTGTGCACCTGTGTGGCTAAACAGTCCTCACACACACAGAATAGATGCCCAACTCAACAATACAATGAGAATGATTAGTGGAGTCATCAAATCAACACCTACTGAATGGCTTCCAGTTCTAAGCCACATACCACCACCAAACCTGCGTCGTAAAAATGCTCTCATcagagaatttgaaaaaatttcaaataacccAGACCTGAGAATACATGAGGATATTGAAAATGCAAATAAAACCCGCTTGCGATCAAGAAAGCCACCAACAAAAACTGCAATCGATACTGCTACAGAACAGAACTTCAATTGCTTAGTGCATGGCAGCAGGAATGGACTATGAAGCAGCGAGATCAAATCCCATGGTTCTCCCAAAAGCCACCAGGTTTTGGCTTACCAAGGAAAGCTTGGTCGACTCTAAACAGAATTAGAACCAAGCACGGTCGATGTGGTGACTTGTTGTATAAATGGGGCAAAATACCATCGCCCTCCTGTGAATGTGGGGAAAAACAAACAATTGACCATATAGTGAAAGAGTGTGCAATCACAGCCTTCAGAGGAGGAACAGAAGAAGATTTCTTGATGGCAACTCCAGAGTCAATAGCTTACTTAAACGGACTGGATATATGACAAGGGATTATTCCAATGATGATCCTGAAAATGGAATGGATACTGATTGATACGTCttgaaagccatacgctaaataaatagctggagtcagaaaattggctttccaaaacgtggcgaagtcgcagcttttataacagtagtcgtagtttttattttctcatgaaacgttattatttatttatttcattttattttctcaattggaaacgtttttccttgacgaaattagacattcctaaaaaatagctgaaattttacactattttctctttattttattttgtgttcaattttctagtttttcgaaatttaattcaaacgtgactatgacaatgactgcgactacgccctgttttggaaaaccaattttctgactccagctgtttagagtctaggacttagccaaATCCAAATAGGACAATGCcaaatgttgcgcattcacggcgaaacgcagcaatagattttcatgaaatttgacaggtatgttcctttttaaattgcgcgtcgacgcatatacaaggtttttggaaattttgaattttaaggataataataaaaggagaaggagcctccttcatacgccaataatagagtcaaaatcagactatagaattattcataataaattagctgattataaattgcatgccatgacgcatacaattcaatatctcaatgtaacttggtgaaaaatcaggTGCTGTGTTGACTATTAATTGCacgcctcattgaatgcaatttttatgcactattaaatgaactattgattgcatgtaataacgcatgcaattaataaataaaataacatagtattgtctctcgaactttctctgtctcgaactcgggctgtcctgttgccagtatgtcttgaagaagATTAAcatttgatgttagcattttttataCACCAACCAactcaacagccattagccgttttcataccgatatctcgccgacacgacatacagacaggatttac encodes:
- the LOC111054983 gene encoding E3 ubiquitin-protein ligase Hakai isoform X1 — translated: MLYQLKRMDYQYDLYLYSMDNEEVVKTGRGRGGRGGRGRGGGRGGRGRGGGRGRGGRGKKSVKQVESDGGEEEVAIPGGQEGGGPIDEGGGGEEVISANKIDMEADILQLEAPTFSTINRGPPEPMLRLRWDHRVSLVAEKVLNPMIHCCDTCLKPILIYGRMIPCKHVFCLACAKREDKAVCPRCMQKVVRVEQTGLGSVFMCTHGGTRYGNAGCRRTYLSQRDLQAHFNHRHVSNSAAALGGAAGDNSQDQASPVLHLNTGPTSRDLPGAPATRLKAPPQSSAQHLVSTNDPRSIPLDHRRNSPPPQYHPHRGAPGIGAPPGIGAPGMYAPQQPPTMRTNLITVQIQDTSTTCENTNVINSSYYTQPPPVAAYGPPPPYGVPPPVPPPQFYPAQSGPPVQFGAPPPMAPRAPVPVPYPEQSPYNPPPPGQWQHPPPASNQPPFYH
- the LOC111054983 gene encoding E3 ubiquitin-protein ligase Hakai isoform X2, encoding MDNEEVVKTGRGRGGRGGRGRGGGRGGRGRGGGRGRGGRGKKSVKQVESDGGEEEVAIPGGQEGGGPIDEGGGGEEVISANKIDMEADILQLEAPTFSTINRGPPEPMLRLRWDHRVSLVAEKVLNPMIHCCDTCLKPILIYGRMIPCKHVFCLACAKREDKAVCPRCMQKVVRVEQTGLGSVFMCTHGGTRYGNAGCRRTYLSQRDLQAHFNHRHVSNSAAALGGAAGDNSQDQASPVLHLNTGPTSRDLPGAPATRLKAPPQSSAQHLVSTNDPRSIPLDHRRNSPPPQYHPHRGAPGIGAPPGIGAPGMYAPQQPPTMRTNLITVQIQDTSTTCENTNVINSSYYTQPPPVAAYGPPPPYGVPPPVPPPQFYPAQSGPPVQFGAPPPMAPRAPVPVPYPEQSPYNPPPPGQWQHPPPASNQPPFYH